A window of the Lactuca sativa cultivar Salinas chromosome 5, Lsat_Salinas_v11, whole genome shotgun sequence genome harbors these coding sequences:
- the LOC111892360 gene encoding uncharacterized protein LOC111892360, whose amino-acid sequence MDEEGRWVSGKNMTERFVGHYKAFLGLNCSTGDRILDSELFVNKIDPSVAIEMIRVVSDDEITRAMFEIEDNRAPGPDGFSSKFFKASWKVVGPDVCRAVREVLWVGKIPKCVNATRIILVPKVEFPRKVTDFRPIACCNTLYKCISKVIVNRIRNCLGMIVDLNQSTFIPGRSILDNILLVQDLMARYNRKDGPPKCALKIDIQKAYDTVDWKFLKQALIGFGFHPVMVQWIMMCVTSTWFTVNINGEDNGCVDLAVRCTINSILPFDVGKFRFKYLGVPLSVNKLFRRDCKVLVDKVGMRILSWKHKCLSYAVRLQLIGSVLSTLHVYWASVFKLPVATISEIEKICRGYLWSGGDLVKGKAKVKWKMVCSPKENGGLGLKDLRRWNDVLLSKHVWNIVNNKKSLWVKWVYKFYLKERNFWDIQVKKNFCWTWKRILIARNIVRPHIVSCIGSGENTSLWHDWWHLIGILSMLISRSEWIRAGFNDMSKVKDIFVNGQLCWPTDWLENYPGLMDWPLFVNNEGTEDNIIWRDNNGKCKRFSCKQVWLDVNFFGPKVPWFHTIWFSNNIPRNAFILWMAILGKLKTQDRLLSWEIKGNLFCPLCLKINDSHDHLFFKCDFSKLIWEYFSNKADIRVSYGNWKEFIYKFCEQVKGKSIGVFIKKLVLAGCVSHSWHERNMRFFRNNFRSPFSITCCIEKEIQLRLLGLKYESKVIKKKVWRCWGIDRNNDVDNGNKDNEV is encoded by the exons ATGGATGAAGAGGGTAGATGGGTGAGTGGGAAAAATATGACTGAAAGATTTGTTGGTCATTATAAAGCTTTTCTTGGTTTGAATTGTAGTACAGGGGATCGAATTTTGGATAGTGAATTATTTGTTAATAAAATTGATCCAAGTGTTGCCATTGAAATGATAAGAGTTGTGTCGGATGATGAGATAACGAGAGCTATGTTTGAAATTGAAGATAATCGAGCTCCGGGTCCCGATGGGTTTTCATCTAAGTTCTTTAAAGCTTCTTGGAAAGTGGTGGGTCCTGATGTTTGCAGGGCTGTCAGGGAGGTGTTGTGGGTTGGGAAGATTCCGAAGTGTGTTAATGCTACCAGAATTATACTTGTCCCTAAGGTTGAGTTCCCTCGGAAAGTTACTGATTTTAGACCAATTGCTTGCTGTAATACCTTGTACAAATGCATTAGCAAGGTTATTGTCAATCGGATTCGAAATTGCTTAGGGATGATAGTTGATCTAAATCAATCGACTTTCATTCCTGGGAGATCTATTTTGgacaacattcttcttgttcaagATTTGATGGCGAGATACAATAGGAAGGATGGCCCTCCTAAGTGTGCCCTGAAAATAGATATCCAAAAAGCTTATGACACTGTTGATTGGAAATTCCTTAAGCAAGCTTTGATTGGGTTTGGATTCCATCCAGTTATGGTCCAGTGGATAATGATGTGTGTTACTTCAACTTGGTTTACTGTGAATATTAATGGAGAGGACAATGG CTGTGTTGATCTTGCTGTGAGGTGTACTATTAATAGTATACTTCCTTTTGATGTTGGGAAGTTTCGGTTCAAGTACCTGGGTGTGCCGCTATCAGTTAATAAACTGTTTAGAAGGGATTGTAAAGTTTTGGTTGATAAAGTTGGAATGCGCATCCTAAGTTGGAAGCACAAGTGTTTGTCTTATGCCGTAAGACTTCAACTTATTGGTTCTGTTTTATCAACTTTGCATGTTTATTGGGCATCAGTTTTTAAGCTTCCTGTTGCCACTATTTCTGAGATTGAGAAGATTTGTAGGGGTTATTTGTGGAGTGGTGGTGATCTTGTGAAGGGTAAAGCCAAAGTTAAGTGGAAAATGGTGTGTAGTCCAAAAGAGAATGGGGGTTTAGGATTGAAAGACCTTAGAAGATGGAATGATGTGTTGTTATCCAAACATGTGTGGAATATTGTTAATAATAAGAAGTCTTTGTGGGTGAAGTGGGTCTATAAGTTTTACTTGAAAGAAaggaatttttgggatattcAAGTTAAAAAGAATTTCTGCTGGACTTGGAAAAGGATTTTAATTGCTAGGAACATTGTTCGTCCCCATATTGTTTCTTGTATTGGATCCGGTGAGAACACTTCCTTATGGCATGACTGGTGGCACCTGATTGGGATTTTGAGTATGTTAATCTCGAGGAGTGAGTGGATTAGGGCGGGTTTCAATGATATGTCAAAAGTGAAGGATATTTTTGTGAATGGCCAATTGTGTTGGCCGACTGATTGGCTGGAAAATTACCCTGGTTTGATGGATTGGCCTTTGTTTGTTAATAATGAAGGAACTGAAGATAATATAATTTGGAGAGATAATAATGGAAAGTGTAAAAGATTTTCTTGCAAACAGGTGTGGTTGGATGTCAATTTTTTTGGGCCAAAGGTTCCTTGGTTTCACACAATTTGGTTTAGTAATAACATTCCAAGGAATGCGTTTATCCTTTGGATGGCAATTTTGGGTAAATTAAAGACTCAGGACAGACTGCTAAGCTGGGAAATTAAAGGTAATCTGTTTTGCCCTTTATGTTTGAAGATTAATGATTCCCATGATCATTTATTTTTTAAGTGTGATTTCTCTAAGCTTATTTGGGAGTATTTCTCTAATAAGGCTGACATCAGGGTGAGTTATGGTAATTGGAAGGAGtttatttataagttttgtgaGCAGGTGAAGGGCAAATCTATTGGGGTTTTTATAAAGAAACTGGTTTTGGCAGGTTGTGTGTCGCATAGTTGGCATGAAAGAAATATGAGATTCTTTAGAAATAATTTTAGATCCCCATTCTCTATTACTTGTTGTATTGAGAAAGAAATTCAATTGAGGTTATTGGGGTTGAAGTATGAATCAAAAGTTATTAAGAAGAAAGTGTGGAGATGTTGGGGTATAGATAGAAATAATGATGTTGATAatgggaataaggataatgaAGTCTAG